One genomic region from Solwaraspora sp. WMMD792 encodes:
- a CDS encoding ABC transporter substrate-binding protein, giving the protein MPHIDRRQALKLLAALGATGLASACSVGTGDDSNEDDGLVSDRPVRIGLIVPQTGGYKPIGDEMLNGFQLYLDTHQQRLGGRPVDLVIADEGETPESGRAAVDSLLQQQVLALTGVANSAVMLAIRDAVEEARVPLIGSNASPRSLQSVVYIWRTSYVADEPGLALGGYLAREVSANGEVAIVAADQPAGRDVVQGFREGFGASDERISGAVIWANATPNPGRDTFIEPIQEVIFRDPEAVYCHFTGSAAVEFIRQLRDAGFEGPIYGPGFLTEGNVIDQLGEEASGIVTALNYSADLDNSANLQFATGYRKRYGAPPTTYAMSSYDAAQVLDKAIRSAGPGVSSQELNLALGRVGQIDSPRGLWQFNQPRTPQQKWYLREVLRDGPVLSNVLITELATLG; this is encoded by the coding sequence AAGCCCTGAAGCTGCTGGCCGCGCTCGGCGCCACCGGGCTGGCCAGTGCCTGCAGCGTCGGCACGGGTGACGACTCGAACGAAGACGACGGCCTGGTCAGCGACCGGCCAGTACGCATCGGCCTGATCGTCCCGCAGACCGGCGGTTACAAACCGATCGGCGACGAGATGCTCAACGGCTTCCAGCTCTACCTGGACACCCACCAGCAGCGGCTGGGTGGCCGCCCGGTCGACCTGGTGATCGCCGACGAGGGGGAGACCCCGGAGTCCGGGCGGGCGGCGGTCGACTCGCTGCTCCAGCAGCAGGTGCTGGCGCTCACCGGGGTGGCCAACTCGGCGGTGATGCTCGCCATCCGGGACGCCGTGGAAGAGGCCCGGGTGCCGTTGATCGGCTCGAACGCCTCGCCACGCAGCCTGCAGAGCGTCGTCTACATCTGGCGTACCTCGTACGTCGCCGACGAGCCCGGCCTCGCCCTCGGCGGCTACCTGGCCCGAGAGGTGTCCGCCAACGGCGAGGTGGCGATCGTCGCCGCCGACCAGCCCGCCGGCCGCGACGTGGTGCAGGGGTTCCGGGAAGGCTTCGGCGCCAGCGACGAGCGGATTTCCGGGGCGGTCATCTGGGCCAACGCCACCCCGAATCCGGGTCGGGACACCTTCATCGAGCCGATCCAGGAGGTGATCTTCCGGGATCCGGAGGCGGTCTACTGCCATTTCACCGGCTCGGCGGCGGTCGAGTTCATCCGGCAATTGCGCGACGCCGGCTTCGAAGGTCCGATCTATGGTCCGGGTTTCCTCACCGAGGGCAACGTCATCGACCAGTTGGGTGAAGAGGCGAGTGGCATCGTCACCGCCCTCAACTACTCGGCTGACCTGGACAATTCGGCCAACCTGCAGTTCGCCACCGGTTACCGCAAGCGGTACGGGGCGCCGCCGACCACGTACGCGATGTCGTCCTACGACGCGGCTCAGGTGCTGGACAAGGCGATCCGGTCCGCCGGACCGGGTGTCTCGTCCCAGGAGCTGAACCTGGCGCTCGGCCGGGTGGGGCAGATCGACAGCCCGCGTGGGCTGTGGCAGTTCAACCAGCCGCGTACGCCGCAGCAGAAGTGGTACCTGCGTGAGGTGCTGCGCGACGGTCCGGTGCTGTCGAACGTGCTGATCACCGAGCTCGCCACGCTCGGCTGA
- the ddaH gene encoding dimethylargininase, which produces MTDVRAAAGQPRTYLMCPPEHFAVEYAINPWMNPQLPVDTELAVKQWEGLRETLTGIGHQVRLLPARADLPDMVYAANGAFSVDRTVFGARFTYPQRAAEAIAHREFYEELGWRYVRPTETNEGEGDFTYLPGAYGGTILAGYGFRTDPDAHRRLQETLSRPVVSLRLVDPHFYHLDTALAALDDETVAYYPQAFSPASQRVLRQLFPGAVIADRSDALAFGLNLISDGRHVVVNSEATGMADKLATAGYQPLPVEFTELHKGGGSVKCCVAELRG; this is translated from the coding sequence GTGACCGATGTGCGCGCTGCCGCCGGGCAGCCCCGGACGTACCTGATGTGTCCGCCGGAGCACTTCGCCGTCGAGTACGCGATCAATCCGTGGATGAACCCGCAGTTGCCGGTGGATACCGAACTCGCCGTCAAACAATGGGAAGGGCTACGCGAGACGCTGACCGGTATCGGGCACCAGGTCCGGCTGCTGCCGGCCCGCGCCGACCTGCCCGACATGGTGTACGCCGCGAACGGTGCGTTCTCGGTCGACCGCACCGTCTTCGGTGCCCGGTTCACCTACCCGCAGCGGGCCGCGGAGGCCATCGCGCATCGGGAGTTCTACGAGGAGCTCGGCTGGCGGTACGTGCGGCCCACCGAGACCAACGAGGGCGAAGGCGACTTCACCTATCTTCCAGGGGCGTACGGCGGCACGATCCTCGCCGGCTACGGGTTCCGTACCGACCCGGACGCGCACCGCCGGCTCCAGGAGACGCTGAGCCGGCCGGTCGTGTCGTTGCGCCTGGTCGACCCGCACTTCTACCACCTGGACACCGCGCTGGCCGCCCTCGACGACGAGACTGTCGCCTACTACCCGCAGGCCTTCTCCCCCGCGTCACAGCGGGTGCTCCGGCAGTTGTTCCCCGGGGCGGTGATCGCCGACCGGTCCGACGCGCTGGCTTTCGGGCTGAATCTGATCAGCGACGGCCGGCACGTGGTGGTCAACAGCGAGGCGACCGGGATGGCCGACAAGCTGGCCACCGCCGGCTACCAGCCGCTGCCGGTCGAATTCACCGAGCTGCACAAGGGCGGAGGCAGCGTGAAGTGCTGCGTCGCCGAACTGCGCGGCTGA
- a CDS encoding Lrp/AsnC family transcriptional regulator, whose product MQIDAVDQRIIASLVADARSSYADIGARVSLSAPAVKRRVDRLRAAGVIRGFTAVVDPSAVGWTTEAFIELFCTGRTTPAQIAAATRQHPEVVGAYTVSGEADALVHLRAADIAHLEQALERLRAESFVTATKSMIVLSRLVDAPPPVAVPDPLA is encoded by the coding sequence TTGCAGATCGACGCCGTGGACCAGCGAATCATTGCGTCGCTGGTAGCCGACGCCCGTTCGTCCTACGCGGACATCGGCGCCCGGGTGTCGTTGTCCGCCCCGGCGGTCAAACGCCGGGTCGACCGGCTGCGGGCGGCCGGGGTGATCCGCGGCTTCACCGCCGTCGTCGACCCGTCCGCCGTCGGCTGGACCACCGAGGCGTTCATCGAACTGTTCTGCACCGGGCGGACCACACCGGCCCAGATCGCGGCGGCCACCCGCCAGCACCCGGAGGTGGTCGGGGCGTACACGGTCAGTGGCGAGGCAGACGCCCTGGTGCACCTGCGGGCAGCCGACATCGCGCACCTGGAACAAGCCCTCGAACGGCTGCGGGCCGAGTCGTTCGTCACCGCCACGAAGAGCATGATCGTGCTCTCCCGGCTGGTCGACGCACCACCGCCGGTCGCCGTGCCCGACCCGCTGGCCTGA
- a CDS encoding FdhF/YdeP family oxidoreductase, with protein sequence MARSAPRDDAGDRDLRVDQPATSAAGLPGVTHALRAGVAQMGVRRTALTLARVNQTGGFDCPGCAWPEPAAQRRSHAEFCENGAKAVAEEATLRRVTPEFFAEHPISELATRSDHWLGQQGRLTHPVIRRPGADHYTPIGWDDAFRLIGDELRGLDSPDRAAFYTSGRTSNEAAFLYQLFARSLGTNNLPDCSNMCHESSGVALLSTIGIGKGSVTLDDLHRAKLIVVVGQNPGTNHPRMLSALERAKRDGATIVAVNPLPEAGLMRFRNPQRPGGLVGAGTPLADHFLQIRIGGDLALFQAIGALLVADDAVDTDFVDTHTSGYAEYRAALAGLDWAAVTAATGLDRAQIVEVARLFAASDATIVCWAMGLTQRQDSVDAIREIVNVQLLRGMIGKPGAGLCPVRGHSNVQGDRTMGIWHEPPAWLPALGRRLGVPMPTATGLDTVGAIRAMRDGEVRIFMALGGNFAAASPDTEVTVAALASCALTVHVSTKLNRSHTVPGATSLILPCLGRTERDRQAGGDQFVTVEDSMSAVHASRGRLAPASDQLLSEVAIVARLARATLPDSPVPWEAYQADYRAIRATIADVVPGFADFERRVAEPDGFVLPHPPRDRRTFATASGKAAFTVSPLTVIEVPPGRLLLQTMRSHDQYNTTIYGLDDRYRGIRGGRRVVFVHPDDLTALGFTDGDQVDLVSEWSDQVERRASAFRVVSYPTARGCAAAYFPEANVLVPLDSTAAGSNTPTSKQIVIRLEPA encoded by the coding sequence ATGGCCCGTTCCGCCCCCCGAGACGACGCCGGCGACCGCGACCTACGGGTCGACCAGCCGGCGACCAGCGCGGCCGGACTGCCGGGCGTCACCCACGCACTGCGCGCCGGCGTCGCCCAGATGGGCGTACGCCGTACCGCGCTCACCCTGGCGCGGGTCAACCAGACCGGTGGCTTCGACTGCCCCGGCTGCGCCTGGCCGGAGCCGGCCGCCCAGCGGCGCTCGCACGCCGAGTTCTGCGAAAACGGCGCCAAGGCGGTCGCCGAGGAGGCGACCCTGCGCCGGGTCACCCCGGAGTTCTTCGCCGAGCACCCGATCAGCGAGCTGGCCACCCGCTCCGACCACTGGCTCGGCCAGCAGGGCCGGCTCACCCACCCGGTGATCCGCCGACCCGGCGCCGACCACTACACCCCGATCGGCTGGGACGACGCGTTCCGGCTGATCGGCGACGAACTGCGGGGCCTCGACTCGCCGGACCGGGCCGCGTTCTACACCTCCGGCCGCACCTCCAACGAGGCCGCCTTCCTCTACCAGCTGTTCGCCCGGTCGCTGGGCACCAACAACCTGCCGGACTGCTCCAACATGTGCCACGAGTCGTCCGGGGTGGCGCTGCTCAGCACCATCGGCATCGGCAAGGGCTCGGTGACCCTGGACGACCTGCACCGGGCGAAACTGATCGTCGTCGTCGGGCAGAACCCGGGCACCAACCACCCCCGGATGCTGTCCGCGCTGGAACGGGCCAAACGGGACGGCGCCACCATCGTCGCCGTCAACCCACTGCCCGAAGCCGGGCTGATGCGGTTCCGCAATCCGCAACGCCCCGGCGGCCTGGTCGGGGCCGGCACCCCGCTGGCCGACCACTTCCTGCAGATCCGTATCGGCGGCGACCTGGCGCTGTTCCAGGCGATCGGTGCGCTGCTGGTCGCCGACGATGCGGTCGACACCGACTTCGTCGATACCCACACCAGCGGGTACGCCGAGTACCGCGCGGCCCTCGCCGGGCTCGACTGGGCGGCGGTGACCGCCGCCACCGGGCTGGACCGGGCCCAGATCGTCGAGGTGGCCCGGCTGTTCGCCGCCTCCGACGCGACCATCGTCTGCTGGGCGATGGGGCTGACCCAGCGGCAGGACTCGGTCGACGCGATCCGCGAGATCGTCAACGTGCAGCTGCTGCGCGGCATGATCGGCAAGCCGGGGGCCGGGCTCTGCCCGGTGCGCGGACACTCCAACGTGCAGGGTGACCGCACCATGGGCATCTGGCACGAGCCGCCGGCCTGGCTGCCGGCGCTCGGCCGGCGACTCGGCGTACCGATGCCGACCGCGACCGGACTGGACACCGTCGGCGCGATCCGGGCGATGCGCGACGGCGAGGTACGCATCTTCATGGCCCTCGGCGGCAACTTCGCCGCCGCCAGCCCGGACACCGAGGTGACGGTCGCCGCCCTGGCGTCGTGCGCGTTGACGGTGCACGTGTCGACCAAACTGAACCGCTCGCACACGGTGCCCGGCGCGACCTCACTGATCCTGCCCTGCCTGGGCCGCACCGAACGGGACCGGCAGGCCGGCGGCGACCAGTTCGTCACCGTCGAGGACTCGATGTCGGCGGTGCACGCCTCCCGGGGCCGGCTCGCCCCCGCCTCCGACCAACTGCTCTCCGAGGTGGCGATCGTCGCCCGGCTGGCCCGCGCCACACTGCCGGACTCGCCGGTGCCGTGGGAGGCGTACCAGGCCGACTACCGGGCGATCCGGGCGACCATCGCCGACGTCGTACCGGGCTTCGCCGACTTCGAACGCCGGGTCGCCGAGCCGGACGGATTCGTGCTGCCGCACCCGCCCCGGGACCGGCGGACCTTCGCCACCGCGTCCGGCAAGGCCGCGTTCACGGTCAGCCCGCTGACCGTGATCGAGGTGCCGCCGGGCCGGCTGCTGCTGCAGACCATGCGCAGCCACGACCAGTACAACACCACGATCTACGGGCTCGACGACCGCTACCGCGGCATCCGGGGCGGGCGTCGGGTGGTCTTCGTCCACCCGGACGACCTGACCGCACTCGGCTTCACCGACGGCGACCAGGTCGACCTGGTGTCGGAGTGGTCGGATCAGGTCGAGCGCCGGGCCAGCGCCTTCCGGGTGGTGAGTTACCCGACGGCGCGCGGCTGCGCGGCCGCGTACTTCCCGGAGGCGAACGTGCTGGTGCCGCTGGACTCCACCGCCGCCGGGTCGAACACCCCGACGTCCAAGCAGATCGTCATCCGCCTGGAGCCGGCCTGA
- a CDS encoding DUF6457 domain-containing protein: MSDTMTSWVASAAAELGLDPGEVPVPVVLDLARDVAHNVLRPGAPVTAYLLGLAVGRGADPVEAGARLAALARAYGGGEEVGPAPGEVRPAPGG; the protein is encoded by the coding sequence ATGAGCGACACGATGACGAGCTGGGTGGCGTCGGCCGCCGCCGAACTCGGGCTCGACCCCGGCGAGGTGCCGGTGCCGGTGGTGCTGGACCTGGCCCGCGACGTGGCACACAACGTGCTACGCCCGGGTGCGCCGGTCACCGCGTACCTGTTGGGGTTGGCCGTCGGCCGTGGCGCCGATCCGGTCGAGGCCGGTGCCCGGCTGGCCGCCCTGGCCCGCGCCTACGGCGGCGGCGAGGAGGTCGGGCCGGCCCCGGGCGAGGTCAGGCCGGCTCCAGGCGGATGA
- a CDS encoding NTP transferase domain-containing protein, with product MTGFAAVVLAGGAARRMGGVDKPDVPVGGVAMRDRVLAAVAGADPRVVVGPLADPPPGVLAVREEPPGAGPVAATAAGLAALAEAAGRTGPAAFAEPAGLVALLAGDLPLLTADAVDLLTRTVRAGGVDGALYVDATGRRQLLCGVWRTGRLRAAVDRLAARRGGGLVGASMRALFGGLSVAEVTWSGAGPPPWFDCDTDQDVRQAREWVR from the coding sequence GTGACCGGATTCGCGGCGGTGGTGCTGGCCGGTGGCGCGGCCCGACGGATGGGCGGCGTCGACAAACCGGACGTACCGGTGGGTGGGGTGGCCATGCGGGACCGGGTGCTGGCCGCCGTCGCGGGCGCCGACCCGCGCGTCGTCGTCGGCCCGCTGGCCGACCCGCCGCCGGGTGTCCTGGCGGTACGCGAGGAGCCGCCCGGGGCCGGTCCGGTCGCCGCCACCGCCGCCGGCCTCGCCGCACTCGCCGAGGCCGCCGGCCGCACCGGTCCCGCCGCGTTCGCCGAGCCGGCCGGACTGGTCGCGCTGCTCGCCGGCGACCTGCCGCTGCTCACCGCCGACGCGGTGGACCTGTTGACGCGGACCGTACGGGCGGGTGGAGTCGACGGGGCGCTCTACGTCGACGCCACCGGTCGGCGGCAGCTGCTCTGCGGTGTCTGGCGTACCGGCCGGCTGCGTGCGGCGGTCGACCGGCTCGCCGCGCGACGCGGCGGCGGCCTCGTCGGGGCGTCGATGCGGGCGCTGTTCGGCGGCCTGTCCGTCGCCGAGGTGACCTGGTCCGGCGCCGGCCCTCCGCCGTGGTTCGATTGCGACACCGACCAGGACGTCCGGCAGGCACGGGAGTGGGTGCGATGA
- a CDS encoding BTAD domain-containing putative transcriptional regulator, with the protein MEFRLLGNFEVVRDGRPVSVGRRRQERLLLAILLLAAGRPVATDRLTDLLWDGAPPPNARGAVHTYVGRLRAALSPYGVRITTKGGGYAVPAGQVDATRFTDLAREAAGTTDPAERVLLGGAALALWRGPLLADLVDEPLRQRLGEPLRELRLSVAETCARSLLDMGHHERVVRELTDLAEQHPGREALVASVMTALYRSARQADALRLYDRARKTLIGELGVEPGPDLETVYQRILVGDPRLERPAAPVYAVRVRDHWLPWSVGGHPALEFCNTYAGWGGERIPGAEWLRSYSSLAVWAGHQDLLDDGVVTGLLATAAQDPIGAATVLDEARQLRERLYVCLTDPADPRAFAAVARYVEDAARDAVFRRGADGLGSWHPSRRAGLRAPLHAAARSAGELLADPRRSTVCACPGPHCGWLFLDQRGRRRFCSQATCGHPAAI; encoded by the coding sequence ATGGAGTTCAGGCTGCTCGGGAACTTCGAAGTGGTACGGGACGGCCGGCCGGTATCGGTGGGCCGGCGCCGGCAGGAACGCCTGCTGCTCGCCATCCTGCTGCTGGCAGCCGGTCGTCCGGTTGCCACCGATCGGCTGACCGACCTGCTGTGGGACGGTGCACCGCCGCCGAACGCCCGCGGTGCCGTGCACACCTACGTCGGGCGGTTGCGGGCCGCCCTGTCGCCGTACGGGGTGCGGATCACCACGAAGGGTGGTGGCTACGCGGTGCCGGCCGGGCAGGTCGACGCGACCCGCTTCACCGACCTGGCCCGGGAGGCCGCCGGCACCACCGACCCGGCCGAGCGGGTCCTCCTCGGCGGTGCCGCCCTGGCCCTGTGGCGCGGGCCGCTCCTCGCCGACCTGGTCGACGAGCCGCTGCGGCAACGGCTCGGCGAGCCGCTGCGGGAGCTGCGGCTCAGCGTCGCCGAGACGTGCGCGCGGTCGCTGCTCGACATGGGCCACCACGAGCGCGTGGTCCGCGAGCTCACCGACCTGGCCGAGCAGCATCCGGGCCGGGAAGCGCTGGTCGCGAGCGTGATGACCGCCCTGTACCGGTCCGCCCGGCAGGCCGACGCGCTGCGCCTGTACGACCGCGCCCGCAAGACTCTGATCGGCGAACTCGGCGTCGAGCCCGGCCCCGACCTGGAGACCGTGTACCAGCGGATCCTCGTCGGCGACCCGCGCCTCGAACGACCGGCGGCCCCGGTGTACGCGGTCCGGGTCCGCGACCACTGGCTGCCGTGGAGTGTGGGCGGCCATCCAGCGCTGGAGTTCTGCAACACGTACGCGGGTTGGGGCGGTGAACGGATCCCCGGCGCGGAGTGGCTGCGCAGCTACTCGTCGCTCGCCGTCTGGGCCGGCCACCAGGATCTGCTCGACGACGGTGTCGTCACCGGCCTGCTCGCCACCGCCGCGCAGGATCCGATCGGCGCCGCGACGGTGCTGGACGAGGCCCGCCAGCTGCGCGAGCGGCTCTACGTCTGCCTCACCGACCCGGCGGATCCGCGTGCGTTCGCCGCCGTCGCCCGGTACGTGGAGGACGCCGCCCGGGACGCGGTGTTCCGGCGGGGAGCGGACGGGCTGGGCAGCTGGCACCCGTCCCGTCGGGCCGGGCTGCGCGCGCCGCTGCACGCCGCGGCCCGCAGCGCCGGCGAACTGCTCGCCGACCCGCGCCGGTCGACCGTGTGCGCCTGCCCCGGCCCGCACTGCGGCTGGCTGTTCCTCGACCAGCGTGGCCGTCGTCGGTTCTGCAGTCAGGCCACCTGCGGGCACCCGGCGGCGATCTGA
- a CDS encoding DUF427 domain-containing protein — MSGPDSGDETSHAGPAPGRRGAVRVEPGQKRVRVYLHGEVVADTTAPLLVWEKPYYPTYYLPAADVRAALVATGATERSPSRGTAEILDVVTGAGRTAAGAARRYPDSPLPQLRDAVRLDWAAMDEWLEEDEPVYTHPRDPYTRVDILASSRRVRVELDGVTLADSGSPRILFETGLPPRYYLPLTDLRRDLLVPSQTRTHCPYKGTAEYWSVRLGERTYDDLVWIYRAPLPESQKIAGLACYYSEKVDLYVDGVAQQRPRTQFS; from the coding sequence GTGAGCGGACCCGACAGCGGAGACGAGACGTCCCACGCCGGCCCGGCCCCGGGCCGGCGTGGCGCGGTCCGGGTGGAACCGGGCCAGAAACGGGTCCGGGTGTACCTGCACGGCGAGGTGGTGGCCGACACGACCGCCCCGCTGCTGGTCTGGGAGAAGCCCTACTATCCGACCTACTACCTGCCGGCGGCGGACGTCCGCGCGGCACTCGTCGCGACCGGCGCCACCGAGCGGTCGCCGAGCCGGGGCACCGCCGAGATCCTCGACGTGGTCACCGGGGCCGGCCGGACCGCCGCCGGGGCCGCCCGCCGCTACCCCGACTCACCGTTGCCGCAGCTACGCGACGCGGTACGGCTGGACTGGGCGGCGATGGACGAGTGGCTGGAGGAGGACGAGCCGGTCTACACGCACCCGCGTGACCCGTACACCCGGGTCGACATCCTGGCCAGCAGCCGGCGGGTGCGGGTGGAGCTGGACGGGGTGACGCTGGCCGACTCCGGCTCCCCCCGGATCCTGTTCGAGACCGGGCTGCCGCCGCGCTACTACCTGCCGCTGACCGACCTGCGGCGGGACCTGCTGGTGCCGTCGCAGACCCGCACCCACTGCCCGTACAAGGGGACCGCCGAGTACTGGTCGGTGCGGCTCGGCGAGCGGACGTACGACGACCTGGTCTGGATCTACCGCGCGCCGTTGCCGGAGAGCCAGAAGATCGCCGGTCTGGCCTGCTACTACAGCGAAAAGGTCGACCTGTACGTCGATGGCGTCGCCCAGCAACGGCCGCGTACGCAGTTCAGCTGA
- a CDS encoding glycosyltransferase family 2 protein codes for MAVPDLDSWRPTMTVSVVIPAFNCQPTLDLTLASLSRQTYPADLLEVVVADDGSDPPLTLPEVRPSRTKIVRVGADGEAGWGRAAALRCGVAHSTGEILHWLDADMIAYPEHVAAQVRWQHVLPYAVTLGYKRFVDPDGNGRWPSAETVAQTLAGGAAADLFGGNPGEPHSYVERYVNQTDQLRIADHHAFKIHVGATAALRRELYQRAGGFDAQLRLGEDTEFGYRLAQAGAVFVPEPAARSWHLGRTHVMRARKDIARWNRPFFADRIPYPRSWRKVGGTSWSVPLVEVVTAVGDQPLERVRAAVDSVLRSSEHDIRVTLVGPWDQLDDARVRVLTDPLRDLRLIAATYRGEPRVRLATERPGSVFPAPYLLDLPAAYGLAPDGLRRLIDVADRHQAGVVRVDVGEPGADPAREAGVRLWRTAALSRARWVRSADEPLFDAVTSVYGHRDVPADEVGVVDLTRFEVTDLANGMPQPSRRRRAPAALVPTTVEVAGVRSLAKATVVVAWMAGRRVRAQWAGSTVRRRAGHSG; via the coding sequence GTGGCCGTACCCGATCTGGACAGCTGGCGGCCCACGATGACGGTGAGCGTCGTCATCCCGGCCTTCAACTGCCAGCCCACGCTGGATCTGACCCTGGCGTCGTTGAGCCGGCAGACGTACCCGGCGGACCTGCTCGAGGTCGTCGTGGCCGACGACGGCTCGGACCCGCCGTTGACCCTGCCCGAGGTCCGGCCGTCGCGGACGAAGATCGTCCGGGTCGGTGCCGACGGCGAGGCCGGTTGGGGACGGGCCGCCGCCCTGCGCTGCGGCGTCGCGCACAGCACCGGCGAGATCCTGCACTGGCTGGACGCCGACATGATCGCCTATCCCGAGCATGTGGCGGCCCAGGTTCGCTGGCAGCATGTGCTGCCGTACGCGGTCACCCTCGGCTACAAGCGCTTCGTCGACCCGGACGGCAACGGGCGGTGGCCGTCGGCGGAGACGGTCGCGCAGACGCTGGCTGGCGGGGCGGCAGCGGACCTGTTCGGTGGCAACCCCGGTGAGCCGCACAGCTACGTCGAGCGGTACGTCAACCAGACCGACCAGCTGCGCATCGCCGACCATCACGCGTTCAAGATCCACGTCGGCGCGACCGCCGCGTTGCGCCGCGAGCTGTACCAGCGGGCCGGCGGGTTCGACGCGCAGCTGCGGCTGGGCGAGGACACCGAGTTCGGCTACCGGCTCGCCCAGGCGGGTGCCGTGTTCGTGCCGGAGCCCGCCGCGCGGAGCTGGCATCTGGGGCGGACCCATGTGATGCGCGCCCGCAAAGACATCGCCCGCTGGAACCGCCCGTTCTTCGCCGACCGGATCCCGTACCCGCGCAGCTGGCGCAAGGTGGGCGGGACGTCCTGGTCGGTCCCGCTCGTCGAGGTGGTCACGGCAGTCGGTGACCAGCCGCTGGAACGGGTACGGGCGGCCGTCGACTCGGTGCTGCGTAGCAGCGAACACGACATCCGGGTCACCCTGGTCGGCCCGTGGGATCAGCTCGACGACGCGCGGGTACGGGTGCTCACCGACCCGCTGCGCGACCTGCGACTGATCGCCGCGACCTACCGGGGTGAACCACGGGTCCGGCTGGCCACCGAACGGCCCGGCAGCGTCTTTCCCGCGCCGTACCTGCTGGACCTGCCGGCCGCGTACGGCCTGGCACCGGACGGCCTGCGACGCCTGATCGACGTCGCCGACCGCCACCAGGCCGGTGTGGTCCGGGTCGACGTCGGCGAGCCCGGGGCGGACCCGGCGCGGGAGGCCGGCGTACGGCTGTGGCGGACCGCGGCGCTCAGCCGGGCGCGGTGGGTGCGCTCCGCCGACGAGCCGCTGTTCGACGCGGTGACCTCGGTGTACGGGCACCGCGACGTGCCCGCCGACGAGGTCGGCGTCGTGGACCTGACCCGGTTCGAGGTGACCGACCTGGCGAACGGCATGCCGCAGCCGTCCCGGCGTCGCCGGGCACCTGCCGCGCTGGTGCCGACCACGGTCGAGGTGGCCGGCGTACGGTCGCTGGCGAAGGCGACGGTGGTGGTC